The following are encoded in a window of Oncorhynchus mykiss isolate Arlee chromosome 11, USDA_OmykA_1.1, whole genome shotgun sequence genomic DNA:
- the LOC110536649 gene encoding neutrophil cytosol factor 2-like — protein MIPNDDFGGFEPLRTNKPGYYEPKVDRVEESRYMRLRNPYMSQAPGQLTVPGGAIVFLFSDTDRDGLAMVIHDGQKGLVPMTLLDPVDVNKSKGRKQTKSIPSGIPLPPGLKPPTRPQSQLSHEEPPQVRPDREASPPSYLPTTSTPSPRYPSTMDSPTELTEDPLANCTILYQMVALCDYAAEGPEDLEFSEGDTIDILSEVNEEWLEGHCAGNIGIFPSLFAYREGEAPSTIDRMLLSNKE, from the exons ATGATTCCCAATGATGACTTTGGTGGATTTGAACCTCTCAGGACCAAT AAACCGGGATACTACGAGCCCAAGGTGGATAGAGTGGA GGAATCTCGCTACATGCGTCTGCGTAACCCCTACATGTCCCAAGCCCCTGGGCAGCTGACGGTGCCTGGGGGAGCCATAGTGTTTCTTTTcagtgatacagacagagatggacTGGCCATGGTCATACatgatggacag AAAGGACTTGTCCCCATGACCCTGCTGGACCCAGTGGATGTCAACAAGTCCAAAGGCAGAAAACAAACAAAA AGTATTCCCAGTGGGATCCCCCTCCCACCGGGGCTCAAGCCGCCCACTCGCCCACAGAGCCAGCTTAGCCACGAAGAACCTCCACAGG TGAGGCCTGATAGAGAGGCATCTCCACCCTCCTACCTACCAACCACCTCCACCCCGTCACCCAGGTACCCATCCACGATGGACAGTCCTACTGAGCTG aCCGAGGACCCTCTGGCCAACTGTACCATTCTCTACCAGATGGTGGCACTGTGTGACTATGCAGCTGAGGGACCAGAGGATTTGGAGTTCAGCGAGGGAGACACTATTGACATTCTCAGTGAAG TCAATGAAGAGTGGCTGGAAGGTCACTGTGCTGGTAACATTGGCATCTTCCCCAGCCTTTTTGCCTACCGGGAAGGAGAGGCCCCCTCAACCATCGATCGGATGTTACTATCAAACAAGGAATAG